The genomic window GCACAGAGGCCTTGGTCGCCCCCACCTCTGAGGACTGTTTCACAAAAAAGGTGTGAAGAAAGTCGGATCGTATAACTACAAagagcagtagtagtagttataaaggaaaaaaacacagcaacatctgtgtaacaaacatttttcaagaGACTgtaaagttcaaagttcaagAGGAGGAGTAGTACCTGCAACAACATAAGGTCCAAACCAGATTAAACAGCCAAATGAACAGATGTGTGCTAAGTTAATGCAGTGTGTGGAACAAGCTCAACAGCTGGTCTTAAAAGAGCAGctgttctttgtgttgtgtctgtcaCCTTTCCACTGTATTCTGCCTGAGTTGAAGTCATTGCAAACCTTACTGTTCCCAATCGTGTGGTTtagcagtgaaatgaaaaacacaaatgactttGGACTCATCATGTTCGTGGTTTGTTTGCAGTGATACAGTGAAACATCAGTAACATCATTCAGTCTCTCATTtactttgtaaaataataaagaaccAGGTTGTAAGAACTTTCCACAAATGTTGCTCGTGATACATTTGTCTGCAGTTGTTGGTTGATTCAGAAACGACTCTATTAGTAATACAAGAGAAAACATTAACTGAACCTCTAAGGACCAGTGGTAGGGTAGGATGTGTAGAACTGTGGGAGCTGATCCATAGACCAATGTACCACTCCACTGTCATGTATGTATAATGATGATTTATGAAAATACAGACGAAgatagaaacaaaataaaaactttacagATAGTTTGGTGTCGACattatttgtttgtctggttTAATGTGAGCTGCTGATGGAGAACCTGACAACACTGTAGGACGAGACAGAGGAACAGCAGAGCAGATGGCAAAGGAAAGATGTCGGTCTACAGGGATGGTGTCTGCTTATGTATGAGATTAGAAAGTGgacggagagagagaagaacctGTGGACGGTGAGttcacagacaggaagtgggatttcaaaagaaaaaggaacagCATAATGCCACTTATTAGttattgtgttgtattattgtctttttactgacatttctatttttattactttatttatttatttatttattttattacgtgtgcgtgtgtgtgtgtgtgtgtgtgtgtgtgtgtgtgtgagtctgtgtgagacagagagagagaataatgaaagtgaaagtaaaaacagcatcagcagGATACTGATACTGCGTCATGACTCAGTAAAGGCGAGGACTTGAGAGCATCACTGCAGAGACACCGTCTTCTTCTGAAGcaggcaaagaaaaaacaggtgAGTAAAGCTGCAAAGCTAAAACTATAAAGACTAAATAGATAATCTGGTGTCATTGGAACAAGAtaatcagttttattcagaTCAGCTGTTTTCAATCTTGTGTCTGATCGGTGTAAAATCAAAGACACTGATTATCTCACAGGAAAATGATGAGCATAGGGCCGCGCCCTGTCCGGTCACTGCTTAAAAGGCTTAAGGCATAAAACATGAGAAGTGGCTGGATCGTCATGGTACAGGCATCTGGAGGGATCTCAGAGTACAGACATTGCTCCAACAGGCTTTGGCTCAGTCTCCAAGAATCAAACTAGCACCTCACTACAAACCAAAACCACAAGTAATCTTTAAGAGACCATAGGTTTAAAAAGTCACAGAGCCAGTGTCCTACTCACTACACCCAGACTGGCAGCTAAGCTGCTGTTTTAGGGCTGAGGACAAGACCTTTGTGTTTTAACCGTAGCATGGGACGGGGGTACCTGTCCACTCACTGAGCCAGTAGGTGTGTCAGCATCCAAGAACTGGAAAAAACAAGGTCTGAGCAAACAGGCAGGATTTCAAGAAACACAGTCAAACAACCACTGGGATACTGGAACTCTACAGCTGTGCAGCACAGAGAGCGTTTGGCCAAGAGTTGAGTTAGTAAACCAGCATGTGTTGGTGGTTTACTAAGGACCAGAACATGTGCAGAGTGGAGCAGCAGTGACTTTATAGGAGGTGAATTTAGTTTGAGCTctaccacttcctgtttacttTGCTAATACAGAATTAAtcatataaaatacagttttattgtgaaagttcAGAGTAAACAAACCTCATTAATTTACTACAGTGGAGTTTAAGTCTGAAAATTGCTTTTTGTTTCAGGATGGGAGAAAGTTCAACTAAACCAGTTCCTCCATCTCCACGTAAGTCGACTTATTTCTACCCTTCAGTACATCCCATCTTCTACAATAATGTTTTGATcatttctttaatatttgttttgtaccCGTCAGTTTTTGATGAACCATGGAGACAAATAGGGTGAGTGTGTTTTCTTAAGTTGTTGTTAGGAAAATAACTATCCTGTtatttgaatgttattttactgttttcagtttaatgtaatgtttcctTCCTGATCagtgaaaaacaggaaactttGGACTATGTGAACAACTACAGACCTCATATTGAAGATCAGCAGCTCCGGATTCTTCTTCACGGTGCTGTTGGAGCTGGAAAGTCCAGTTTCATTAATTCTGTCCTAAGTGTGTTAAGAGGCAGGATGTGTGTCGAGGCTCTGACAGATAACACCTCTCAGGGTTGTTTCACCAAAGAGGTATGAAGAATATTTAGAATAGTCTATAGAATAATTCAATtcgatgtgtgtttgtgttgcaccCCCATTACCCACAGTATAAAATGTGTTCAATCATATGACTCGTAGctttacttcttttctttcttacttttttcGGCCTCTCCGTTGCTTCTGAATCATGAGAGAATGAGGAAAAGGGAAGAGAACAAAGAGTAGAAGAGGGAACAGGAAGTAGCAAAGATTAgtaagagtgaagtgaggaggaggacgatgaagagtggaaaggcagtgtgtgacagaggagttcaaggtggaggtgggtctcCATCAAATATCCTCTCTGACCCCCTTCTTCtgctctggtgatggacagactgaggtcagacaggaatctccatgGACTAAGATGTTCAAAGATTCACACTGGGATCTGATgcaagagcaggtggaggaaaatctagagaggtggaggtgtggtCTGGAAAGCAGAAGAATGAAGGTTGAATGAAGGTCAGCAGCAGCAAGACAGAATAGAAGAGGAACAgtgaggttacagggagcagaggtaaagaagctgcaggacttTAAGTAGTTAGGGTCAAAGGTTCAGAGCAACGGATAGAGTGggacagaggtgaagagggcGGAGAGGATCAGGACcgagtccatcagagggacagaccatgtcagatgttagagataaagtcagaagacagactgaggtggtttggacgTGTTCAGAGGAGAAACTGGgaacatatcagtaaacagAGGCTGAGGTTGGagcaggaggtgtagaggaagaACGAGGAGGAGGTTTATGGATGTAGAGAGAACATGAAGTTAGTTgatgtgagagaagaggatgaagaggacagagttaaattattattagcagtagtatttttattatcattattattattattcattttggGGAATGTGAAGCAGAAATGATTCAGTGATTCTTCACTGTGTAGAATTACATTTTTCCTACTGTGTATTGATAGAGTAGTTTCTtcacagtgatgaagactaatgACCCTGTTTCTGATCCACAGTACACAACCTACAAGATCCAAAAAGGGAGTCCAGAGACCTTTTACCCTTTTGTCCTCAATGACATCATGGGTCTCAGCAAAGACAAAGGTGTCCTCGTGGACGACATCAAACTGGCTTTTAAAGGACATGTGAAGGACGATTACAGGGTTCCGTTCCTGATTCCTTTAAATTCAGATATTatacattaaataacacattgaacagtttttctgtttgaacttcCACTTCACTCACATCTGACCTTGTTTTTCCAGTTCAATCCTGAATCTAAATTATCAGCTGGTGATACGTTCTACAACGAAGCTCCAACTGCCAACGACAGAGTCCATGTTCTGGTCTGTGTTGTTCCTGCTGACACGTTACCTTTCATGAGTgatgaagtaaagaagaagattCGGG from Anabas testudineus chromosome 24, fAnaTes1.2, whole genome shotgun sequence includes these protein-coding regions:
- the LOC113149200 gene encoding interferon-induced protein 44-like isoform X1, whose product is MGESSTKPVPPSPLFDEPWRQIGEKQETLDYVNNYRPHIEDQQLRILLHGAVGAGKSSFINSVLSVLRGRMCVEALTDNTSQGCFTKEYTTYKIQKGSPETFYPFVLNDIMGLSKDKGVLVDDIKLAFKGHVKDDYRFNPESKLSAGDTFYNEAPTANDRVHVLVCVVPADTLPFMSDEVKKKIRDVRVEASRLGIPQVAVLTKVDLACPEVRKDLKNVYRSKKLKEMMEQFSSDVGIPVNCIFPVKNYHEKINFNDDVDSLILSALKHIIDFGDDFINRRIHNVYH